A part of Microbulbifer salipaludis genomic DNA contains:
- a CDS encoding DUF4265 domain-containing protein, whose translation MTTALQIIELFAGTNPDGEPVVERMQVRVNEDDSVQLVRSPAFIKGIASGDTIKVNRQDPDKPTFELIKRSGNLAVRIFCRSDSTKLSDQLTPQLEKLGGELDMESPRLLVYSIHVSCGFAEIEQILNSACDGANSVWYYGNVYDPVDGQTPLNWWQDILKPE comes from the coding sequence ATGACGACCGCACTGCAGATTATCGAACTCTTTGCCGGCACCAATCCCGATGGCGAGCCGGTGGTGGAGCGGATGCAGGTTCGCGTCAACGAGGATGACAGCGTTCAGCTGGTGCGTTCGCCGGCGTTTATCAAGGGCATTGCCAGCGGTGATACCATCAAGGTCAATCGCCAAGATCCGGACAAGCCCACCTTCGAGCTGATCAAGCGCTCGGGTAACCTGGCAGTGCGGATTTTCTGCCGCAGTGACAGCACCAAGCTTTCCGACCAGCTCACCCCGCAACTGGAAAAACTCGGCGGCGAACTGGACATGGAGAGCCCACGTTTGCTGGTGTACAGCATTCACGTGAGTTGCGGTTTTGCCGAAATCGAGCAGATCCTGAACAGTGCCTGCGATGGGGCCAACAGTGTCTGGTACTACGGGAACGTATACGACCCGGTGGATGGCCAGACGCCACTGAACTGGTGGCAAGACATCCTCAAACCAGAATAA
- the ubiA gene encoding 4-hydroxybenzoate octaprenyltransferase: protein MISQQIQQRWPAALPYWQLARLDRPIGSLLLLWPTWWALWIAAGGWPGLHLFAVFTLGVILTRAAGCAINDFADRNIDGHVKRTQQRPLATGAATPKGALRLFAGLMLLAFLLVLTTNKLTILLSLPALALAFCYPFAKRYTHLPQVVLGAAFSMGIPMAFAAVTNEVPAVAWLIFTANLLWTVAYDTFYAMVDRDDDLKIGVKSTAILFGDMDRVMTASLQGMVILALLMLGSRAELGPLFYVGVAAAAALFGYQQWLVRDRQRENCFKAFLNNNWVGAAVFCGIFFHFIAS from the coding sequence ATGATCAGTCAACAGATCCAGCAACGCTGGCCCGCCGCACTCCCGTACTGGCAGCTCGCCCGGCTCGACCGGCCCATCGGCTCACTGCTGCTGCTGTGGCCCACCTGGTGGGCACTGTGGATCGCCGCCGGGGGCTGGCCGGGCCTGCACCTGTTTGCGGTGTTTACCCTCGGCGTCATCCTGACCCGCGCCGCCGGCTGCGCCATCAACGATTTTGCCGACCGCAACATCGACGGCCACGTAAAACGCACCCAGCAGCGCCCCCTTGCCACCGGCGCGGCAACCCCGAAAGGTGCCCTGCGCCTGTTCGCCGGATTGATGCTGCTCGCCTTCCTGCTGGTGCTCACCACCAACAAACTCACCATCCTGCTGTCGCTGCCCGCGCTGGCACTGGCATTTTGCTACCCCTTCGCCAAGCGTTACACCCACCTGCCACAGGTGGTACTGGGGGCGGCCTTCAGCATGGGTATTCCGATGGCGTTTGCCGCGGTCACCAACGAGGTACCGGCGGTGGCCTGGCTGATCTTTACCGCCAACCTGCTGTGGACCGTGGCCTACGACACCTTCTACGCCATGGTGGATCGCGATGACGACCTCAAGATCGGCGTCAAATCCACCGCCATTCTGTTTGGCGACATGGACCGGGTGATGACCGCCAGCCTGCAGGGCATGGTGATCCTGGCGCTGCTGATGCTCGGCAGTCGCGCCGAGCTGGGGCCGTTGTTTTACGTCGGCGTCGCCGCGGCCGCGGCACTGTTCGGCTACCAGCAATGGCTGGTGCGAGACCGGCAACGGGAAAACTGCTTCAAGGCCTTTCTGAACAACAATTGGGTGGGCGCTGCGGTATTTTGCGGGATATTTTTCCACTTTATTGCCAGCTGA
- the yaaA gene encoding peroxide stress protein YaaA, with protein sequence MLIVISPAKTLDYESEIPQLETTQPDFLKESAALIKELKALSPQDISSLMKISDKLGVLNYDRFHSWKRPFSDRNARPALLAFKGDVYTGLAAESMNKRDFAYAQKHLRMLSGLYGLLRPLDLMQPYRLEMGTRFANSGGKNLYEFWDGKITAALNEQLEALNSKELVNLASNEYFKSVQPKNLQADIITPHFKDWKNGQYKMISFFAKKARGMMSRWAIDNRVKKSEQLKDFDVAGYYFSEEHSKGNDWVFLRDEQPA encoded by the coding sequence ATGCTGATCGTAATTTCCCCCGCAAAAACCCTCGACTACGAGAGCGAGATTCCGCAGCTGGAAACGACCCAGCCGGATTTCCTCAAGGAATCCGCAGCGCTGATCAAGGAGTTGAAGGCCCTGAGTCCGCAGGATATCTCCAGCCTGATGAAAATCTCCGACAAGCTGGGCGTGCTCAACTATGACCGTTTCCACAGCTGGAAGCGTCCGTTCAGCGACCGTAATGCCCGTCCGGCACTACTGGCGTTCAAGGGCGACGTCTACACCGGGCTTGCCGCGGAATCCATGAACAAGCGGGATTTCGCCTACGCGCAGAAGCACCTGCGCATGCTGTCTGGGCTCTATGGCCTGCTACGACCACTGGACCTGATGCAACCCTATCGGCTGGAAATGGGTACCCGTTTTGCCAACAGTGGCGGCAAGAACCTGTATGAATTCTGGGATGGCAAGATCACCGCGGCGTTGAACGAGCAGCTTGAGGCGCTGAACAGCAAAGAGCTGGTGAACCTCGCTTCCAACGAGTATTTCAAATCCGTGCAGCCCAAAAACCTGCAAGCCGACATCATCACGCCGCACTTCAAGGATTGGAAAAACGGCCAGTACAAAATGATCAGCTTCTTTGCCAAAAAAGCCCGCGGCATGATGAGCCGCTGGGCCATCGACAACCGGGTGAAGAAGTCCGAGCAGCTGAAAGACTTTGACGTCGCCGGTTATTATTTCAGCGAGGAGCACTCCAAAGGTAACGACTGGGTGTTCCTGCGCGACGAACAGCCGGCCTGA
- a CDS encoding dicarboxylate/amino acid:cation symporter translates to MGLTKKIVLAMIVGIAVGVLFNVLNSSQVLGAGVTGFINNYLTNGLFDIVGRIFIASLKLMVVPLVLVSLICGSCALSEGSRVGVLAGKTVLLYLVTTAAAISLALLLATVFQPGVGMEGIAGDASFEPKPSPPLSEVLVNIFPTNPVEAMAKGNMLQIIVFALLMGYAISRSGKPGQRIAGFFNDLNDVILRMVSVLMIFAPYGVFALLANKIAQLGFETILLLLKYFLVVLGALLLHALGVYSLLLKLLSGLNPWQLLKKMRPAMVFAFSTASSAATIPVTLQTVEKRLGVDNKVASFTVPLGATINMDGTAIMQGVATVFISQLYGIEIGLMGYLTVILTATLASIGTAGVPGVGLIMLAMVLQQVGLPLEGIAIVMGVDRLLDMVRTAVNITGDSVVSTIVAKSEGALNVNTFNDANYNSVVSNGDERRAAS, encoded by the coding sequence ATGGGGCTTACTAAAAAAATCGTACTGGCCATGATTGTGGGCATCGCCGTCGGCGTGCTCTTCAATGTGTTGAATTCGAGCCAGGTGCTTGGGGCCGGTGTGACCGGCTTTATCAATAATTACCTGACCAACGGCCTGTTTGATATTGTCGGGCGGATTTTCATCGCATCGCTGAAACTGATGGTGGTGCCGCTGGTGCTGGTATCGTTGATTTGCGGCTCCTGCGCGCTGTCGGAAGGCAGCCGGGTGGGGGTGCTGGCCGGCAAGACGGTGTTGCTCTACCTGGTAACCACTGCGGCCGCGATTTCCCTGGCGCTGCTGCTGGCCACAGTGTTCCAGCCCGGCGTGGGCATGGAGGGCATTGCCGGTGACGCGAGCTTCGAGCCCAAGCCTTCCCCGCCGCTGTCCGAGGTGCTGGTCAACATATTCCCCACCAATCCGGTGGAGGCAATGGCCAAAGGCAATATGCTGCAGATCATCGTGTTTGCCCTGCTGATGGGCTACGCCATTTCCCGCAGCGGCAAGCCGGGTCAGCGTATCGCCGGCTTCTTCAACGACCTGAATGACGTGATCCTGCGCATGGTCAGTGTGCTCATGATCTTTGCCCCCTACGGTGTCTTTGCACTGCTGGCGAACAAGATCGCGCAGCTCGGCTTCGAAACCATTTTGCTGTTGCTGAAATATTTCCTGGTGGTACTGGGGGCGCTGTTGCTGCACGCACTCGGGGTCTACTCGCTGTTGCTCAAGCTGCTATCCGGGCTGAATCCGTGGCAGCTGCTGAAAAAAATGCGCCCGGCGATGGTGTTTGCCTTCAGTACGGCCTCTTCGGCCGCCACCATCCCGGTCACCCTGCAGACCGTCGAAAAGCGCCTGGGTGTCGATAACAAGGTGGCCTCGTTCACCGTGCCCCTGGGTGCCACCATCAATATGGACGGCACGGCGATCATGCAGGGGGTGGCGACGGTGTTCATCTCCCAGCTGTACGGTATCGAGATTGGCCTGATGGGCTATCTGACGGTAATCCTGACCGCAACCCTCGCCTCCATCGGTACCGCCGGGGTACCCGGCGTCGGCCTGATCATGCTGGCGATGGTCCTGCAGCAGGTGGGCCTGCCACTGGAGGGCATCGCGATTGTGATGGGTGTGGATCGACTGCTGGATATGGTGCGCACAGCCGTGAACATCACCGGTGATTCCGTGGTGAGCACAATCGTGGCCAAAAGTGAGGGCGCGCTGAACGTGAATACCTTTAACGATGCGAACTACAACAGCGTGGTAAGCAACGGGGACGAGCGGCGCGCGGCGTCGTGA
- the recG gene encoding ATP-dependent DNA helicase RecG — MKQTHKPSPQPLAEIPVTALKGVGAKLAETLAKLHISSLQDLLFHLPARYQDRTRVVPLAGLRPGMDAVIEGEVRAADVVFGRRRSLAVRIQDTTGNVTLRFFHFTAAQKNRLTPGTRVRCYGEARRGSAGIELYHPETEVVGEDVSPTAETLTPVYPLTEGLGQGRLRALIGQGLDWLAEGNVTELVPAELLPRPLQMPLAGALTYLHRPPADADIAQLAEGQHPAQQRLALEELLAHHLSLLELRRSASRVAAPPLQPNAALERDFLARLPFAPTNAQQRVGQEIAGDLAMSTPMMRLLQGDVGAGKTLVAARAALQAIGAGYQCAVMAPTEILAEQHRINFSAWLEPLGITVAWLTGSMKAAERRAQLAAIANGDAQLVVGTHALFQEGVQFHRLALVIIDEQHRFGVAQRLQLREKGAQDGATRTQPHQLIMTATPIPRTLAMSAFADLDCSVIDELPPGRQPINTVAISNERRYDVMARVQSAVREGRQAYWVCTLIEESETLQAQAAESTAEELADTLDGVRIALVHGRMKPDAKDLVMKAFKTGDIDLLVATTVIEVGVDVPNASLMIIENPERLGLAQLHQLRGRVGRGSVASHCVLMYSTPLSANGRARLQALRDHADGFAIAEEDLRLRGPGEILGTRQTGEIQHRIADLQRDAHLLPQVQKMAAAPQLSSENRTALVRRWLHNKPRFAEA, encoded by the coding sequence GTGAAGCAAACGCACAAGCCCTCACCACAACCGCTGGCGGAAATTCCGGTCACCGCGCTGAAAGGCGTCGGCGCCAAGCTGGCGGAAACCCTCGCCAAACTGCACATCAGCTCCCTGCAGGACCTGCTGTTTCACCTGCCCGCCCGCTATCAGGACCGCACCCGCGTGGTTCCCCTAGCAGGGCTGCGCCCGGGTATGGACGCGGTCATCGAAGGCGAGGTGCGTGCCGCCGATGTGGTCTTCGGCCGCCGCCGCAGTCTTGCGGTGCGTATTCAAGACACCACCGGCAACGTCACCCTGCGTTTTTTCCATTTCACCGCGGCACAGAAGAATCGCCTGACACCCGGCACCCGGGTGCGCTGCTACGGCGAGGCCCGGCGGGGCAGTGCCGGTATTGAGCTGTATCACCCGGAAACCGAAGTTGTGGGTGAGGACGTTTCACCTACCGCGGAAACCCTGACGCCGGTTTACCCGCTGACCGAAGGACTGGGCCAGGGACGCCTGCGCGCCCTGATCGGACAGGGGCTCGACTGGCTGGCGGAGGGCAATGTCACGGAGCTGGTGCCCGCTGAACTGTTGCCCCGCCCGCTGCAAATGCCACTGGCCGGGGCCCTGACGTATCTGCACCGGCCGCCGGCCGATGCCGATATTGCGCAACTGGCCGAGGGGCAGCACCCCGCACAGCAACGCCTCGCCCTGGAAGAGCTGCTGGCCCACCATCTGAGCCTGCTGGAGCTGCGTCGCAGCGCCTCCAGAGTCGCGGCGCCCCCGCTGCAGCCGAATGCCGCGCTGGAGCGGGATTTTCTCGCGCGCCTGCCGTTTGCCCCCACCAATGCGCAACAGCGGGTCGGGCAGGAAATCGCCGGGGACCTGGCCATGAGCACACCCATGATGCGCCTGCTGCAGGGGGATGTGGGCGCCGGTAAAACCCTGGTCGCTGCCCGCGCCGCACTGCAGGCCATCGGCGCCGGTTACCAGTGTGCGGTCATGGCGCCCACGGAAATCCTCGCCGAGCAGCACCGCATCAATTTCAGTGCCTGGCTCGAACCCCTGGGGATTACCGTGGCCTGGCTCACCGGCAGCATGAAAGCGGCAGAGCGCCGGGCGCAGCTGGCGGCCATCGCCAATGGCGACGCGCAGCTGGTGGTGGGAACTCACGCCCTGTTTCAGGAAGGCGTCCAGTTTCACCGCCTGGCGCTGGTGATCATCGACGAGCAGCATCGCTTTGGTGTCGCCCAGCGTTTGCAACTGAGGGAAAAGGGCGCGCAGGACGGTGCCACGCGCACCCAGCCCCACCAGCTGATCATGACCGCCACGCCCATTCCCCGTACCCTGGCCATGTCCGCCTTTGCCGATCTGGACTGCTCGGTGATCGACGAACTGCCGCCCGGGCGCCAGCCGATCAATACCGTGGCCATTTCCAACGAGCGCCGCTACGACGTGATGGCGCGGGTACAGAGTGCGGTGCGCGAGGGGCGCCAGGCCTACTGGGTGTGCACCCTGATTGAGGAATCGGAGACCCTGCAGGCGCAGGCCGCAGAATCCACCGCCGAAGAGCTGGCCGACACCCTGGACGGCGTGCGGATAGCACTGGTACACGGACGCATGAAACCGGATGCCAAGGACCTGGTGATGAAGGCCTTCAAGACCGGCGACATCGACCTGCTGGTGGCCACCACGGTCATCGAGGTGGGTGTGGATGTGCCCAACGCCAGCCTGATGATTATCGAGAACCCCGAGCGTCTGGGGCTCGCCCAGCTGCATCAATTAAGGGGGCGCGTCGGTCGGGGCAGCGTCGCCAGCCACTGCGTGCTGATGTATTCCACACCGCTATCCGCCAATGGTCGCGCGCGCCTGCAGGCGCTGCGCGATCATGCAGACGGCTTCGCCATCGCCGAAGAGGACCTGCGTCTGCGCGGCCCAGGCGAGATTCTCGGTACCCGCCAGACCGGTGAAATACAGCACCGCATCGCCGACCTGCAGCGAGACGCCCACCTCTTGCCCCAGGTGCAGAAGATGGCGGCCGCCCCCCAGTTGAGCAGTGAGAACCGCACCGCGCTAGTGCGACGCTGGTTGCACAACAAGCCGCGCTTCGCCGAGGCCTGA
- a CDS encoding M48 family metalloprotease yields the protein MIPRSISNRLGALALTAAVTTGLAGCAVNPVTGKKELSLMSQSQEVALGEQQYPKAQQTQGGEYLIDPSLQRYVSDVGQKLARVSDQPSLPYEFVVLNNGTPNAWALPGGKIAINRGLLVLLEDEAELAAVLGHEIVHAAARHSAAAMSQQQILGAGLAILGATTQDTAYGDLISLGSQFGGSAYIAKYGRDNELESDRYGMKYMVAAGYDPYGAVRLQKKFVELSKGKQAGGLEALFASHPPSQARVDANIQHAKKLGGGVTRRSEYQRAIAQLKRDADAYKKYDEAVAAVKKKAYDQALALTREAQKRQPKEAAFFALEGDLLAQKKQYQSALQSYETAVQKNPSLFSNWLMRGLLNAQLKNYTAAERDLQRSTRYLDTPHAHYYLGQVYEEQGNTKSALSHYQIAAKSSGDIASKAQARVQALSNKG from the coding sequence ATGATTCCGCGCTCAATCTCTAACCGCCTGGGGGCCCTGGCCCTGACGGCCGCTGTGACCACCGGGCTGGCCGGCTGTGCCGTGAACCCGGTGACCGGCAAGAAAGAGCTGTCACTGATGTCCCAGAGCCAGGAAGTGGCGCTGGGCGAGCAGCAGTACCCCAAGGCCCAGCAGACCCAGGGCGGCGAGTACCTGATCGATCCCTCCCTGCAGCGCTATGTCAGCGACGTGGGCCAGAAGCTGGCCAGGGTCTCCGACCAGCCCAGCCTGCCCTACGAATTTGTGGTGCTCAACAACGGCACACCCAATGCCTGGGCACTGCCCGGTGGCAAGATCGCGATCAACCGCGGCCTGCTGGTGTTGCTGGAAGATGAGGCGGAGCTGGCGGCCGTGCTGGGGCACGAGATTGTCCACGCGGCGGCGCGCCACTCCGCAGCCGCCATGTCCCAACAGCAGATTCTCGGCGCGGGCCTGGCGATTCTCGGCGCTACCACCCAGGACACCGCCTACGGCGACCTGATATCCCTCGGCAGCCAGTTCGGTGGCTCCGCGTATATCGCCAAGTACGGCCGTGACAACGAGCTGGAGTCAGACCGCTATGGCATGAAGTACATGGTGGCTGCAGGCTACGATCCCTATGGGGCGGTGCGCCTGCAGAAGAAATTTGTCGAACTTTCCAAAGGCAAGCAGGCCGGTGGCCTGGAAGCGCTGTTCGCCAGCCACCCCCCGTCGCAGGCACGGGTGGATGCGAATATCCAGCACGCCAAGAAGCTCGGCGGTGGTGTCACCAGGCGTAGCGAATACCAGCGTGCCATTGCACAACTCAAGAGAGATGCAGACGCCTACAAGAAGTACGATGAAGCTGTGGCTGCGGTCAAGAAAAAGGCGTATGACCAGGCTCTGGCGCTGACCCGCGAAGCGCAGAAACGACAGCCCAAAGAAGCGGCGTTCTTCGCACTGGAGGGCGACCTGCTGGCGCAGAAAAAGCAGTATCAGTCAGCACTGCAATCCTACGAGACCGCGGTGCAGAAAAACCCGTCGCTGTTTTCCAACTGGCTGATGCGCGGCCTGCTAAATGCGCAACTGAAAAATTACACCGCTGCGGAACGCGACCTGCAGCGCTCCACGCGCTACCTGGACACGCCACACGCGCACTATTATCTGGGACAGGTGTATGAAGAGCAGGGCAACACCAAGAGCGCCCTCAGCCACTACCAGATCGCCGCCAAGTCCTCTGGAGATATCGCCAGCAAGGCACAGGCGCGGGTACAGGCGCTGAGCAACAAGGGCTAG
- the phoR gene encoding phosphate regulon sensor histidine kinase PhoR, which translates to MLDRSIGEFSRFIVIALGTTILGFVTNHWWLALCAGLTLYLFWLLYQQKRFDRWLANGRRGPAPTSFGVWGDISDDFYRLQRRHRKEKQKLHSMLRRVQDSTSALREGIVALEDEGNLAWWNPAAGEMLRLQPDDAGQPLINFVRDPRFVEHMYQRMLEQNNKTQQPITLPAPGDESRTLQVEVTRFGQDEALVIVRDVTRLHNLEQMRRDFVANVSHELRTPLTVIAGYLETLQASGQAPRNWERPLGQMNEQTARMTSLVNDLLLLARLETSERGRGRDKISVRSLMEQVAEETRSLSGGRHQVSVHCAEDCTITGDAGELHSAFANLAFNAVKYSPDGGPIELHWRVDAAGGHFSVKDSGIGIDPVHIPRLTERFYRVDAGRSRESGGTGLGLAIVKHVLLRHSANMSVSSVPGRGSTFTLNFPSQKLTLPSSA; encoded by the coding sequence ATGCTCGATCGCAGTATTGGCGAGTTCTCGCGTTTTATCGTCATCGCCCTCGGCACCACCATTCTTGGTTTTGTCACCAACCACTGGTGGCTGGCGCTCTGTGCCGGCCTCACCCTCTATCTCTTCTGGCTGCTGTACCAGCAAAAGCGCTTTGACCGCTGGCTGGCAAACGGCCGCCGCGGCCCGGCGCCGACGAGCTTCGGCGTGTGGGGCGACATCTCCGACGATTTCTACCGGCTGCAGCGCCGCCACCGCAAGGAAAAGCAGAAGCTGCATTCCATGCTGCGCCGGGTGCAGGACAGCACCAGCGCTCTGCGCGAGGGTATCGTCGCGCTGGAAGATGAAGGCAATCTGGCCTGGTGGAACCCGGCGGCCGGGGAGATGTTGCGCCTGCAGCCGGATGACGCAGGCCAGCCGCTGATCAATTTCGTCCGCGACCCGCGCTTCGTTGAACATATGTACCAGCGCATGCTGGAGCAGAACAACAAGACCCAACAACCGATCACGCTGCCGGCACCCGGCGATGAATCGCGCACGCTGCAGGTGGAAGTAACCCGCTTCGGCCAGGATGAAGCGCTGGTGATCGTGCGGGACGTCACCCGGCTGCACAATCTTGAGCAGATGCGGCGGGACTTTGTGGCGAACGTGTCCCACGAGTTGCGCACCCCGCTGACGGTGATTGCCGGCTATCTGGAAACCCTGCAGGCCAGCGGACAGGCCCCGCGCAACTGGGAGCGGCCACTGGGACAGATGAATGAGCAGACCGCACGCATGACCAGCCTGGTCAACGATCTGTTGCTGCTGGCTCGGCTGGAGACGTCGGAGCGCGGCCGGGGACGAGACAAAATTTCCGTGCGCTCCTTGATGGAGCAGGTGGCTGAAGAAACACGCTCCCTCAGTGGCGGGCGCCACCAGGTTTCAGTGCACTGTGCGGAGGATTGCACGATCACCGGCGATGCGGGCGAACTACACAGTGCCTTCGCCAACCTGGCGTTCAACGCCGTGAAGTACAGCCCCGATGGCGGACCCATCGAGCTGCACTGGCGAGTCGACGCCGCCGGCGGCCACTTTTCGGTCAAGGATTCCGGTATCGGTATCGACCCGGTGCATATTCCACGCCTGACCGAGCGCTTTTACCGGGTGGATGCGGGTCGCTCGCGGGAAAGTGGCGGCACCGGCCTCGGCCTGGCGATCGTCAAACACGTGTTGCTACGCCACAGCGCCAACATGAGCGTCAGCAGTGTCCCCGGGCGCGGCAGTACCTTTACCCTCAATTTCCCCTCACAGAAGCTGACCCTGCCCAGCTCCGCCTGA
- the lptE gene encoding LPS assembly lipoprotein LptE gives MRTFKLHGLMFAGLLGISLSTQVSAQMWGGDEHIPSLVIAPTKIDIDVPMPISSGNLELMLAQASRGGGLAELKQQAVRNYTQHLHAELARELQQYLEDEEVPLVVSDGALSLHQSLTLKVIKHLSAMKPKNDYDLEQGNVRLTGEFRYTLTNQQGTALREQGVNIDELKIQQKYRVRSYHDGRAADDNTEEAIRKALSELVEELVEAMEDTLEADELQDMAAL, from the coding sequence ATGAGAACTTTCAAGTTACACGGCCTGATGTTCGCCGGCCTGCTGGGTATCAGCCTGTCTACTCAGGTGAGCGCGCAGATGTGGGGCGGTGACGAGCATATTCCCAGCCTGGTGATTGCCCCCACCAAGATAGATATCGACGTGCCCATGCCCATTTCCAGTGGCAACCTGGAGCTGATGCTGGCCCAGGCCAGCCGCGGTGGTGGCCTCGCTGAGCTGAAGCAGCAGGCGGTGCGCAACTACACCCAGCACCTGCACGCCGAACTGGCGCGAGAGCTCCAGCAATACCTGGAAGACGAGGAAGTACCGCTGGTCGTCAGTGACGGTGCTCTGAGCCTGCACCAGTCACTTACGCTGAAAGTAATCAAACACTTGAGCGCCATGAAGCCGAAGAATGATTACGACCTGGAGCAGGGCAATGTGCGGCTGACTGGCGAATTCCGCTACACCCTCACAAACCAGCAAGGCACCGCGCTGCGCGAACAGGGTGTCAACATTGACGAGCTAAAGATCCAGCAGAAGTACCGGGTGCGCAGCTACCACGATGGCCGCGCCGCGGATGACAATACCGAAGAGGCCATCAGAAAGGCACTCAGCGAGCTGGTCGAAGAGCTGGTAGAAGCGATGGAAGACACCCTGGAGGCGGATGAGCTGCAGGACATGGCCGCACTCTGA
- the phoB gene encoding phosphate regulon transcriptional regulator PhoB, with the protein MHSKTILIVDDEAPVRDMLRVALEMADYRCLEAENAQAAHALVIDEKPDLILLDWMLPDVSGVELARRLKRDELTASLPIIMLTAKGEEDNKIKGLETGADDYITKPFSPRELVARLKAVLRRAGPSTPEEPLTAGGLVLDPVCHRVTINGSPVEMGPTEFRLLTFFLSHQERAYTRAQLLDHVWGGNVYVEERTVDVHIRRLRKALTVDGHERYIQTVRGTGYRFSMQTAERA; encoded by the coding sequence ATGCACAGCAAAACCATTCTCATCGTCGATGACGAGGCCCCGGTAAGGGACATGTTACGCGTGGCCCTGGAAATGGCCGATTACCGCTGCCTTGAGGCGGAAAATGCCCAGGCCGCTCATGCGCTGGTAATCGACGAGAAACCCGACCTGATCCTGCTGGACTGGATGCTGCCGGACGTATCCGGTGTGGAGCTGGCGCGCCGCCTGAAGCGCGACGAGCTGACCGCCTCTTTGCCCATCATCATGCTCACGGCGAAGGGTGAAGAAGACAACAAAATCAAGGGACTGGAAACCGGTGCCGATGACTACATCACCAAGCCGTTTTCCCCGCGCGAGCTGGTGGCTCGCCTCAAGGCGGTACTGCGCCGCGCCGGGCCGAGCACCCCGGAAGAGCCTCTGACCGCGGGCGGTCTGGTACTGGACCCTGTCTGCCACCGGGTGACCATCAATGGCAGCCCGGTAGAAATGGGCCCCACGGAATTTCGCCTGCTCACGTTTTTCCTGTCGCACCAGGAACGCGCCTATACCCGCGCCCAGCTGCTGGATCACGTCTGGGGCGGCAACGTTTACGTTGAGGAGCGCACGGTAGACGTACACATCCGCCGCCTGCGCAAGGCGCTGACCGTGGATGGCCATGAGCGCTACATCCAGACCGTGCGCGGCACCGGCTATCGCTTCTCAATGCAGACCGCCGAACGCGCGTAA
- a CDS encoding chorismate--pyruvate lyase family protein yields the protein MYHSPFEAIGDWHPQPLEGLHGHAPPEHLLPWLQHPGSLTAALKHLSHGQFSVQILHQGWHTPQLEERRALNLKDRTRALIREVLLYGNSAQPWVYARSVLPERTLAGKSRYLRNLDNRPLGELLFSQPDIRRGPIVLNRLARNPRCQRAELDTIDGQAWGRRSTFWLQGKPLLVAETFLSSFQPGNPPLA from the coding sequence TTGTACCACTCCCCCTTTGAAGCCATCGGCGACTGGCACCCACAACCGCTGGAAGGCCTGCACGGCCACGCCCCGCCGGAACATCTCCTGCCCTGGCTGCAGCACCCGGGTTCCCTCACGGCGGCCCTCAAACACCTGAGCCACGGCCAGTTTAGCGTACAAATACTCCACCAGGGCTGGCATACACCGCAGCTGGAAGAGCGCCGCGCGCTCAACCTGAAAGACCGAACCCGCGCGCTGATCCGCGAAGTCCTGCTGTATGGCAACAGTGCGCAGCCCTGGGTTTATGCGCGCAGTGTATTGCCCGAGCGCACCCTCGCCGGCAAGAGCCGCTACCTGCGCAACCTCGACAATCGCCCCCTCGGCGAATTACTGTTCAGCCAACCGGATATCCGCCGCGGCCCCATCGTGCTCAACCGCCTCGCGCGCAACCCGCGCTGCCAGAGGGCCGAGCTGGACACCATCGACGGACAGGCATGGGGCAGGCGTTCCACCTTCTGGCTGCAGGGCAAGCCACTGCTGGTTGCCGAGACCTTTCTCAGCAGCTTCCAGCCCGGCAATCCGCCCCTGGCCTGA